CACCCCGACCGGCACGGCATGCCGCGCCCGGTGCACCGCCGGGTGCTGACGGTCGCCAACCAGAAGGGCGGCGTCGGCAAGACGACGAGCACGGTGAACCTGGCCGCGGCGCTCGCGATGCACGGCGTCCGCGTCCTCGTCATCGACCTCGACCCGCAGGGCAACGCCTCCACCGCGCTCGGCGTCGAGCACCGCCTCGGCACGCCGTCGGTGTACGAGGTGCTCCTCGGGGAGATCCGGCTCGCCGAGGCGGCCGTCGCGAGCACCGCGTCGCCCAACCTGCTCTGCGTCCCCGCCACGATCGACCTCGCGGGCGCGGAGATCGAGCTCGTCAGCATGGTGGCGCGGGAGCAGCGGCTCAAGCAGGCGCTGACCGCCGACGCCCTCGACGAGCTCGACGTCGACTACGTCCTCATCGACTGCCCGCCCTCGCTCGGCCTGCTCACGGTCAACGCGCTCGTGGCCGCCGACGAGGTGCTCATCCCGATCCAGTGCGAGTACTACGCGCTGGAGGGATTGGGTCAGCTGCTGAGCAACATCGACCTCGTCCGCGCGCACCTCAACACCGACCTGCATGTGTCGACCATCCTGCTGACGATGTACGACGGGCGCACGAAGCTGGCCGACCAGGTCACCACCGAGGTCCG
This sequence is a window from Pseudonocardia petroleophila. Protein-coding genes within it:
- a CDS encoding ParA family protein; protein product: MRLTEQHVSRGTPEWTPIAEEAERAARVLHPDRHGMPRPVHRRVLTVANQKGGVGKTTSTVNLAAALAMHGVRVLVIDLDPQGNASTALGVEHRLGTPSVYEVLLGEIRLAEAAVASTASPNLLCVPATIDLAGAEIELVSMVAREQRLKQALTADALDELDVDYVLIDCPPSLGLLTVNALVAADEVLIPIQCEYYALEGLGQLLSNIDLVRAHLNTDLHVSTILLTMYDGRTKLADQVTTEVRTHFGPTVLRTVIPRSVKVSEAPGYSQTVLAYDPGSRGAMSYVDAAREIAERGASGRIRTDGR